Within the Miscanthus floridulus cultivar M001 chromosome 2, ASM1932011v1, whole genome shotgun sequence genome, the region gatctcttgcaacattggttggttggaggattagaacttgattgcttgcacttgcttgattattgggttgagatgatgtactagccacttgatgttgttcattgtcatgagatccacttgcactaacttgatttgtatcatcttgcacatttgagttagagagcatttgcacttgatcatcttcatcatcattcacttgcctaggcctcaattcaccaatatccatgttcttcatggcatttgaaagttgaatgcctctaacattttccaagttctcattctctacttgtgaacccttggtttcatcaaattcaacatcacgaacttcctcaagagtaccactatccaaattccaaactctatatgctttgcttgtagtggaataaccaagtaggaatcctttatcacatttcttgtcaaacttgcccaatctagtgtctttcttcaagatataacatttgcaaccaaagatcaaaaaatatgcaatgttgggctttctaccattcaagagctcatatggtgtcttctctttcaatcggtgacaatagaggcggttgctacaatagcaagtcatgttgattgcttcggcccaaaaggattgactcacattgtactcactaagcatagaccttgccatatcaatgagtgtcctattcttcctctcaacaagtccATTTGATTGAGGTATGTACTTgtccgagaattgatgtctaattccaaattcatcacacaactcatcaattctagtgttcttgaactcactaccattgtcacttctaactctcttgatggttgtttcaaactcattgtgaatgcccttgacaaatgatttgaatgttgcaaatacatcacttttgtccactagaaagaatacccatatgtatctagtgtagtcatccactatcacaaagccatacttgttaccaccaatgctagtatattgtgttggcccaaacaaatccatgcgcaataattcaaatgctttactagtgctcatcatgcttttcttaggatgggtgtttccaacttgtttgccggcttgacaagagctacaaagcttatcattttcaaacacaacatctttcaagcctctaaccaagtcatgcttaaccaatctattcaattgtttcattccaacatgaccaagccttctatgccataaccaacccatgctagacttagtgaacaagcatgtggacaatctagcttcactagcattgaaatcaatcaagtatagattctcatatctaaagcctttgaagatcaaattagaaccatctacacttatgatttctacatcatctacccaaaaaatgcatttgaatccaagatcatacaattgagccatggatagcaaattgaaattcaagctctctactagcaacacattggatatgctcatgtcattggatattgcaatcttaccaagcccttcgaccttgcctttgccattgtcaccaaatgtgatactatcataaccatcattgccattggtgttgattgagttgaacatccttgcatcactggtcatgtgttgagtgcacccactatcaagaacctggccttcctctggctttgtaattgacctacaaaagaagatcaattctttttaggtacccaaacttgtttgggtccttgaaggttagttactaagctcattggtacccaaatggctttcttctttgagcccatccatggtttatcaatgaacttagcctttacaccatttatacccttagtaagcacatagaaagaattaatcttaattgaggatacattagcatttttgctcttgtttttgcattcatgctctttatgaccaacttgcttgcaattagtgcaaaaccgaccattgttcttcacaaaactagtcttgtgaggagcaaaggctgccttgcctttcttgagggtatagcccaatccctctttgtagagagaagctctttggctacccaagcacataagcaaacggtcctcaccaccataggccttagccaaggtgtgagtgagcttatcaaCCTCCTTCTTGGGGTTCTCAttttcaaccattagtgaggcatcacaagtgagaccatcaccactaaatgaggtggaagtagatgtactacaagaagggttagtgggaggaacaataacaggcatagataatgattcatcaattaaatcacaagttaagcctctatcacaagtatcaacatgcttctttttattttgctcatcaagcaaagaagaatgtgccttttcaagctttttgtgagctttgccaagtttctcattggcttcctcgagcctctcatgagatgcattgagctcatcaaaggcttgcttaaggtcttttagttccttatgcaagcttttgcattcccttctcttgatgtcaaagtgttctctagcatcctctagcatgtcaaataattcatctttactaggttcatcattatcactatcactatcactatcattttcattttcatgttcattttcatcatcatgttcttcatcactttcatcatcacaagattgtaccttagtggcctttgtcatgaagcatgatgaagattcgaagagagaaggcttctcattgatagcaatgcttgcaagaaccttcttcttggtggtcttgttatcatcactatcatcatcatcatcacttgagaaagcatcactatcccaagtgacgacatatgaaccacccttcttcttattgaatgccatcttgtccttcttctctttcttttccttcttgtccttcttcttgttcttcttattgtcatcattattatcgctattgtatgtgcattgagcaacaagatgatctttgcttccacacttaaagcaccttcttgactcttctttgttcttggatgaagacttctttcttctagcacgatagcccttcttcaccatgaacttgccaaatctcttgacaaagagagccatcttctcatcatcatcatcatcccaagattcatcttcttcacttgatgtttcttgcttagctttgcccttggatgatgtggctttgaatgccatgctcttcttcttgtcatccttcttgtcatctttcttctccttcttttctttcttctcatcatcatctctataagcatcatcggtcatgatatctcccaagatttggtttggtgtcattgtgttcaaaccggtcctcactagtaaggtgaccaacataccaaatcttgcgggcaaacatctcaagaacttattggagaagtccttgtcctctatcttctcaccaagtgctttgagatcattgacgattacttccatccgatggaacatgtccagcacactctcatcttccttcatcttgaagcttgcaaacttctctttgagaatatacgcctttgcacccttcacggcttgagtgccctcaaatgattcttccaatttcttccaagcttcatgagccatctcaatattattgatttgctcaaatgttctcacatcaattgcatcatgaatggcacttagagtaatgtcattattttggagaagcacttcttcggccgcggtgggattttccggatcctctatctcaattttggtttctaccaccttccacaccttcctattgattgacttgatatgtgtggtcatctttgacttccaataagaataatttaagccatcaaattggggtggcttcttggtgctgttgatttgagccattttaacatcgaaggttgttaagcctcaaataacggtgatctcggctctaataccacttgaaaggtcctaatggctagaggtggggggtgaatagcctaataaaaaatttctacaacaacacttaacaaaaagttagacaattatgaggcgaagcaagtgttgcactagcctactcaaaatgcaaggcacctaccacaattctagtttagatagtgtttattcacacaagagctatgacactaccctatgttagtgtgctctcaaaggctaactaaagagccacaccaaccaagcaagcaagctctcacaactatctacactaaagagcttgtcaactagtttgcggtaaagtaaagagagtgattaagaaggttataccaccgtgtagatgaagacaccaatcaatcacaaggatgaataacaatgaagaccaatcacctcggaatcaatgatgaacacaatgattttttatcgaggttcacttgcttgccggcaagttactcctcgttgtggcgattcactcacttggaggttcacgcgctaattggcttcacacgccaaatcctcaatagggtgccgcacaaccaacacaagatgaggatcatacaagccacgagcaatccactagagtaccttttggctctccgccggggaaaggtcaagaacccctcacaatcgccatgattggagccggagacaatcaccaccctctgctcaacgatcctcgctgctccaagccatctaggtggcggcaaccaccaagagtaacaagcaaaacccgcagcgaaacacgaacaccaagtgcctctagatgcaaacactcaagcaatgcacttggattctctcccaatctcacaaagattatgaatcaatgatggagatgagtgggaggggctttggataagctcacaaggttgctatgtcaatgaaaatggccaaaggtgtgagctatagctggtcatggggcttaaatagaagcccccacgaaatagagccgttataccccttcactgggcataacgcgggctgatcggacgcttcggtcagttgaccggacgctgagcccccagcgtccggtcgttcatAGTTAGCCACGTGTCTTGccttcaacggtcatcagtcttgACCAGACACTGcgcctgagttgaccggacgctaaacacccagcgtccggtcgtttacagtaaggttccaaaactgacttttgccgaccggacgcgtccggtcatgcttgaccggacccagcaagcgtccggtcacactgtgacttcttactgtgctgaccgacaacacgaccggacgcagcccttcagcgtccggtcgctaagcgacccagcatccggtcagttgaccgacgccagcatcattgcgaccaactccatttcacctctaacttcttcacccttgctcaaatatgccaaccaccaagtgtatcaccttgtgcacatgtgttagcatattttcacaaatatttttaagggtgttagttctccactagatcctaaatgcatatgcaatgagttagagcatctagtggcactttgataaccgcattccgatacgagtttcacccctcttaatagtacggctatcaaacctaaatgtgatcatactctctaagcgtcttgatcactaaaacaaaatagctcctatggtttatacctttgccttgagctttttgtttttctctttcttctttccaagtccaagcacttgatcattatcatggcatcatcttcacatgctatgatctttgtttgcttcacaacttggagtgtgctacctatctcatgatcacttgataaactaggttagcacttagggtttcatcaattctccaaaaccaaactagagcttttacccgacaccgactaaacgatcatcaaaggcggatcgtggtgcaaggcgacggtgaccatgacctttgtactggcgGATCATATGCTGAAGCgacggtggtgttaacctctacacaggCGTCTCGACCGTCGAACCGACAGTGAACCCGCACCGCTGACAGTCGGATCGAAGTATAAGACGACAGTGCTGGTAACCACTACAcaggcggttgatgtgcccacacgacGGCTTTGATAGCCTCGACACAGTCGGATCATTTACCAATAcgacggtgttagtgtacatccatagccgggtcgtgctccaatgcgactGAAGTAAGAACCTAATCACGGTCAGATCATAAGTCAATctgcggtgttagtgtacaccacagTTGGTCCCAGATGGCGACGAtaaaggctatgaccatcactatcGACGGCTTACTGCCGAGACCGAAATTGGACTGCGACGTGGGTTACGACGCggctgtgaaaggtgcgagtgtagtagtgatagatagatagatagatagatagatagatagatagatagatagatagatgtgatgttcatataatatatatatgtgatgttctatgatttaTTTTGTGTCACATGCTATACAAATGATGTTCTAAGAAATCAGACAAATTTAGTACCGAAAAATTTATCAACAGATAAATAGCAcgtaatatacatgtgatgttcatatagtatacatgtgatgttctacgatgttTTTGTGGTGTTTACATGGTATACAAGTGATGTCCTATGATGATTACTAAATTCGGGTATCGGCTCCTCCGGTAATGTCCGTGTGTCGAATATTAAATGTGATGTTCATAtattatacatgtgatgttttatgatatattttatgatgttcatattatatatacGTGATGTTCTATGAAATATGACAGATTTAATAAAAAaactatatacatataaatagcAAAAGTCATTATTAAAAGCTGCATTTTCCATTCACGTAACTTTCAGAATCCAGAGAGATAACCCGTTGCAATCAATTGTTGTGGCTAGCTTAGGTGGCCGTGGGCAACCATGTTCAGTCGATGTTTTACTGACGTCTTGGTTTGACCACCTGGGAATTGGGAAGGCCGAGAGACTGCATTTCGACTTGATGGCTTCTTCAACGTACTCCTATAGCAAGAATGCGCACGGATCCGTAAAACATTGTGGCTTGTGGCCAACTGGGGCAACTTAGGGCAGGTGAACCGTGTTGACTTTGAACCACATACTGTACATGATACATGGCAGGAATCACTTAAATTTAGTTTCTTTACTTCACCATCGCTTTTAGGTAGAGCAGCTGAGCATTGGTGCACTTTCAAATGACCATGTGTCAGTATTCAGGACCTACCGTTATCATGAAAGATCTCCTGTGGCAAATGACGCCATTCCTGGTCATACCATTATCAAGCTACTTGTAGTAAAACATTGACATTTCTGCTCCATTGCGCTCTCTCCTGTCGAGTAATGGACTAAGGGTAGTAGAGCCATTTTCCATTTGGTTGGTTGTTGTGTCTTGTTCAATTGTGCGGTGATAGAAGTAACTCTAGAAATATAAAAATCTCGTCATGCGTGTTATTCCTCTCTAACAGCAATTATTATATACTAGCATCTGTACACAGCCGGGATGAACACCGACGAGGTTGGCGGGAGTGCACTGCACGTCTGAACCTGTGCAAATAGCCAAATACTACCACACACGGCCAGCACTCTGCCAGAAGAATCCAACGCAACGACTCTCAACTCTCTCCCAAAGAGAGGGGAACAGACAACCCAAAGAAAAACCGCGGCAACGAATTTATGAATCACAGCTTCAAGCTAAACTTGCAGTTGCTGGCCTTGATCTTGATGGGACTACTGACGTCCATGAGCCTGTCCACGACGAGGTCGCAGAGCACCCTGGACGTGACCTTCCACAGCTTGAAATTACCAATCTCGACGCGCACGGGCACGTCGGCGCGGAACACGAGCGGCACGGCGCCCGTCCGCTGCGCGTCCTGCATCCCGGACACGACGGCGGTGCCGAGCTGCACCTCCCCGGCCATGGCCAGCGCCAGCACCGTGGTGTTGCGGTGGCCCTGGTAGAAGGCCGGCAGCGCGCCCCGCGCCAGGCGGTACGACTGGTACCACACGCCCAGGCTGGACCCGGGCTCGTACTGGATGCCGATGCGCGAGTTCGGGTTCGCCGCCGTCACCGTCACATCgaaccgcgcccgcgccgccagcGTCGACGGGTCCACCTGGAACGCCGACACGGAGAGGCGGTCCACCGAGTAGCGCGGCGCCTTGGGGTCCAGCGCCAGGTAgagcgcgcccgccgccgccgcggcgagcACCGCCACCACGACCGCGGTGATCACCACGCAGCAGAGGAACCGGCAGCAGCAGCCCCGGCCGCGCCGCTTCCGCGGAGGCGCCGGTGGCGcgacgcggcgcggcggcggaggcagGGGGCCGCCGGGGACGTAGCCTTGTTGCTGTCgtcgttgttggtggtggtggttcgCGCTCCGCGCCGGGTCGCCCTTGTCCGACCGGAACGAGCCTCCGGGCACCAGCGGCGCCGTCGGCCGATTGCCGGCCTCCAGGTCCACAGGGTGGATCCGCTGGTGATCCGCCATGGTCAACCTCCAACCGCAGCAGCTGCTACGTGCAGGTGCACCACCCGCTGCTCTACTTCTCCTCTCGACACAAGCAAAGGCAACGCAAGGTCACGCTAGCTCCAGTCGCCCTGCCTGCACTGCCTTTTGCTTGGAACCTGGTCTCTCTGTGCGTGCGTGTTCTCCCCCTGACCCCCTCTATTTCTGGCTGCAGAGACCTCGCGCCGCTCGCTCTCTATATAGGAGGCGCGAGGCTAGGCGTCACGCTACTACGGGACGAGGACGACTGGACGAGTGGACGACGGCGAGGAGGTGGAAAGGCGGTTGACTTGTGAGGGAGGGGGAGGCTTGTCTGTGAAGGCCGCAGTACTGATATGTGTGCGCGTGTCGGGGGTGGGCGCCTGGGCGGAGGCGGGGACGTGAAGTCTCCACCTGCCCCCAACGGCACGCAGAGCCACTGCGCGTCGTCAAGTGTGTGCCGGGGGTGCGGCAGCTTTTCGCTTATTTTACGCGTTTTCGCGGTGGGGTTGCTAGAGCGCTGCGCCGGTTGGTGGGGCGGCGCGTGGAAGGGAGCGGGGAGCGGGGAGCGGGCTGGTGGCTGGCTGGCTGCCGAGACGCGTCACCGCGGTGCGGCGTTTCTTTTTCAAAGGGGTGGATGGATGGACAGACGGCTCGATGTCTGCTCGATGTCTGATGCTGCACATGGGGCGCACGAAACGCACACGGAAATGGGCCATCAGGATGTGTGTCGGAGGCGGGGCATTTTCCGTGCGCGCTCACGTGATTTCGATCGGGACGCTGCAGCCACCGCTCCAGCACGCGGCGAGTCGGCAGAGCTGCCCATGCGTGGCGTGCCGCGGTGGGTGGCTTCACGCTGCCGCTCCGCGTCACGTACTCTCGGTGTTTTCGGAGAACccatgagtaaatttgtattggtACATCTGATTTGGATAGTGTGCTCGAAGGACATAAGAGTTTATACTGATTCGGACTATGTCCAATtcgttgctgcttgtgttaccggCAATTGATTTGCAGTATGGGTTAtaaacaggtgagagagggagatgaTCTCAAGTCTCTACTGGTACGAgtaaacgggtgctgagagctcgcttgctgcTCAGTCGTGaactcgtgtcgtgctcttgtgtttcgaTTCTATCACCCCATCATGGGcccccctgcttccccttttatagccAAATGAAAAGCGTGGGTTACAACAtatgaaaaggagaagaacgagagagaagaacaCTTCCAgtgtcgtcgggtccttcttcttcttcttgcgggtcccgccgatcctgttgatgtcaatagggacggctCAACGTCGTGGCCCTGTTTGTCACTGGCGTCATGCGGAGACATCATTtgccggtcatggcattccactccgtcctggcggacggcgtggtgaactgacgcgcctgtcagcgtccgtacgagggttaggcagaacagcaacggcacgcccgacactgttcttgatgtgaatccccaggtatggcccgtcttGGCCACGGGTtgcatcgaggcgtgccagtctcttctctggtgtcagagttttgacccatgcccatacgcttggacctggagtggttggcggcggtatgggttaA harbors:
- the LOC136538869 gene encoding NDR1/HIN1-like protein 6, whose translation is MADHQRIHPVDLEAGNRPTAPLVPGGSFRSDKGDPARSANHHHQQRRQQQGYVPGGPLPPPPRRVAPPAPPRKRRGRGCCCRFLCCVVITAVVVAVLAAAAAGALYLALDPKAPRYSVDRLSVSAFQVDPSTLAARARFDVTVTAANPNSRIGIQYEPGSSLGVWYQSYRLARGALPAFYQGHRNTTVLALAMAGEVQLGTAVVSGMQDAQRTGAVPLVFRADVPVRVEIGNFKLWKVTSRVLCDLVVDRLMDVSSPIKIKASNCKFSLKL